GGCGGCCGGTGATGGGGCTGACGAGCCAGGCCGGAAGGCCGAGCAAAAAGAGCACCGCGGCAGGATAGATGATCAGCTGGTGCTGCAGCATGTGGGCGCTGAGCAGGAAGCGTTCGCCGAGTTGGTCCAAGGGCGATCCGACCGCGAGATAGAAGATCAGCAGCGCCGCATAGAACCGGCAGGCGTGGCCCCGCGGGTAGGGCGTGCCCGGGGCAAGTTTCTCGCGCAACGGCCCCGTCAGGATGGCGTAGAGCCAGCCCAGGAAAATGAGTCCGCCGATCAGGACGGGTTCATTGTGCCAGTGGGTCCAGTCGATCATGGGAACAGACACGAATTGCACGATTTGCCCTGAACGCAAGGAAGTGTGCGGGCACAAAAAAGCCGCGGCCGAAGCCGCGGCGGTGAAAACGGGGGGACTAAACTCAGAAGAGCAGCAGCGCCGGCGTGGCCGAGAGCGGCACGCTGGCCTCGGCCCCGAAGAGGTGGAGCAGGGCCCACATCGTGCCGCCGGCAAGGATCAGCCCGATGAAGAAGAGCACGGTGCAGAACGCCTTGTCCCAGCGCAGGTGCATGAAGTAGAAAATAACGAAGAGGAACTTCACGGCGGAAAGCACGCACAGCGAGGTGACGATCAGCCACGTGGCCAGCGGCATGTAGATCAGCACGACCTCGATGCCGGTGATCACCGACAGGATCATGGCGATCTGGATATAAACGTGAAACTTGCTCGGCTCGTGGTGGCCGGCGTCGGCGTGAGCGGTGGCGGGAGCGGACATGTTAGAGATACTCCAGGAGATAGACGGCGGTGAAAATGATGATCCAGACGATATCGACGAAGTGCCAGTAGAGACCGATGGCCTCGACGTCGCCGGCGTTTTTCTCGCCGAACTCAACCTGACCGTGGTCGCGGCCGAGCCAGAAGCTCAGGGCGAGGGCCGCGGCACCGACGGCCAGCGGCACGCCCGCGTGCTTGAGGAAATCGCCGAAGCTCAGGCCATAGACCATCTCGATCAGTCCGGGGACGAACCAGATGAAGGAAACTGCCATCACCGTGCAGATCGCACCGAGGTGAAGGAAGTTCTTCAGGAGTCCGTTGCCATGGAGCGGCTTGAAAGTGCGCACATACATCATGCCCAGCAGGAGCACACCGATGGCCACGTGGGTGCCGTGGGTGCCGGTCAGGGTGTAGAAGGTCGAGCCGAAGATGCTGTTCGTGAGCTTCATGTCGAAGGACTTCACGAAGTGCTCGAACTCATAGACCTGGCCGCCGAGGAAGATGCAGCCAAAGAACATCGTGCCGAGCAGCATCGAGCGGGTGCTCTTCACGTTGCCACGCTGGATCGCATTCACGGCGAGGGCCATGAGCAGGGACGACATCAGGAGGATGAACGTCGAGAACGAGGTCAGCTCGATGTTGAAGACCTTGGTCGGCTCCGCGTTGCCCGGGGGCGGGTTGAGGCGGTAGACGAGATGCGTCGAGATGAGGGCGCCGAAGAACATGCAGTCCGAGGCAAGGAAGGCCCACCAAAGGAGCTTCTTGTTCGGAATGCCGGTCGACGTCGTGTGGTCGTGGTGATGGTCGATGGCGCCAGTGGCCGCGTGACTGCTCATGAAAGGAATAGGGTCAGGTGATCTGAGAATCGGTGATCGGAGCGGCGGATCAATGGTGGCCGCCGCGCGATTCGGTCATCTTGCCATCCTTGCCCAGATGAAGGTGGTAGCCGCCGGGACCCTCGAGGGACCAGAGGTAAAGCCCGAGGACCATGATGACGCCGCCGAAGATGGCGAGGGGGAGGTGATTGGCCAGAACCTGGTTGCCAAAGAAGGTGACCGGGTGCCAAAGCTGGCCGAAGTTGTAGGCTCCGATGAGGAGGCCGATGGCGGCCACCAGCGGATACCAGGACTGGTCGGGCATGTGGATGCCGCCGTGGGCCTCCTCCGCCTTGATGTTTTCGGCGCGCTCCTTGGCGATCTCCTCCCGGTGGGTCTTCTCATACCACCAGCCGTCGCGAGCGTGGACCTTGGGGATGGCGTCGAAATTGTGCTCCGGCGGGGGGGAGGGGATGGACCACTCAAGCGTGCGGGCGTCCCAAGGATCGTTGCCGCACTTTTCGCCCTTGAAGAAGGTCCAGACGAGCACCGCGAAGTAGGTGAAGATGCCGACGCCCAGCAGGTAGGCTCCCATGGTGGCGAAGAAGTTGCCCTCGTTCCACCCCATGTTGCCGTCGTAAGTCCAGGTGCGGCGGGGCATGCCGTTCAGGCCGAGGAAGTGCATCGGGAAGAACGTGGCATTGAAGCCCACGAAGATGATCCAGAAGGAGAGCTTGCCCCAGAACTCCGGCACGAGGCGGCCGAAAAATTTCGGGAACCAGAAATGTATCGCGGCCAGCAAGGCAAAGGTGGCGCCGCCGATGAGCACGTAGTGGAAGTGGGCAATGACGAAGTAGCTGTCCTGCTGCTGGGCGTCGGCCGGGGCGGCGGAGTGCATGATGCCCGAGAAACCGCCGAGCATGAACATCCAGATGAAGCCGAGCGCGAACATCATGGGGGTGCGGGTCACGATGCGGCCGCCCCAGAGGGTGCCGATCCAGTTGAAGATCTTGACGCCGGTCGGCACCGCGATGGCCATGGTGGCGAGCGAGAAGGCCGCCGTGGCGATCGTGCCCATGCCGGTGGTGAACATGTGGTGGCTCCACACGCCGAAGCCGATGAAGCCGATGGCCGCGCCGGAGAAAACCACGATCGGGTAGCCGAAGAGCGGCTTGCGCGAGAAGGTCGGGAGAATCTCCGAAACGTAACCCATCGGGGGCAGAATCAGGATGTAAACTTCCGGGTGGCCGAACACCCAGAACAGGTGTTGCCAGAGGATGGGCTGGCCGCCGCCGGAAACCTCGAAGAAACTGGTGCCGAAGTTGCGGTCCATCATGACCTCGACCAGCGCGATGGCGATGGCGGGCAGGGCGAGAATGAGGAGGAAGCTCGTCACGAGGGCCATCCACACGAACACCGGCAGGCGCATCATGGTGAGGCCGGGCGCGCGCATGTTGATGATCGTGACGATGAAGTTGAGGGAGGCCACGATCGAGGAGAGGCCGAGGATTTGCAGGCCGAGGACCCACATGTCGGTGGAGATGTCCGGCGTGAACACCTTGGAGGTGAGCGGGGCGTAGCCGAACCAGCCGATGTCCGGGGCGCCGCCGAAGCCCTTGAAGGCGTCATGCACGTGGGAGAGCCAGCCGAGGTTCAGCAGAATGGCGCCGACCACCCAGGTCCAGAGGGAGAACGTGTTGAGACGCGGGAAAGCAACGTCGCGGGCACCGATCTGGAGCGGGATGAGCAGGTTGAAGAACGCCGCGTTGAGGGGCATCACCGCGAGGAAGATCATGGTGGTGCCGTGCATCGTGAACAGCTCGTTGTAGAGCTGGGCACTGATGAAACGGTTGTTCGGCAGCATGAGCTGCGTGCGGATCAGCAGCGCCTCTAGGCCGCCGATCAGGAAGAAGAGGATCGCGAAGCCGGCATACATGAGGCCGATCTTCTTGTGGTCCACGGTGGTCAGCCAGCTGACCAGACCAGTCTTGGCCGTCGGGCGGGCAAACAATTGGAATGTCTGGGTGTCGGCGTGCGCGGGGGCGGAGCCGGTGTAGTCGGATTTGGCGATGGCTTGGGCCATAGTAAAGGGTCCAGGGTCTGGGTTCTAGGGTCGAGGGCGCTTACTTCAGGCTGTGCAGGTAGGCGACCAGGGCGTCGATCTCGGCGTCGGTGAGGGTGAACTTCGCTTGCTTGGTGTTCACGTCGATGTAGCCGCCGTGATACATTTTGTTGCCAGGTTTGAAATAGTTGGGGTCCTTGATCCACTGGTGCAGGCGCTCGGCGGAGTTGTCGAGAACCCCGGCCGCGATCGAGGTGCGGGCGCCGAGGTGGGTGAGGTCCGGCCCGGTGATGCCGATGCCTTCGTGGCCGCGGACGGTATGGCAGGTGATGCAGGTTTTCTCGGCAAAGAGCTTGCGGCCCGTGTCGATCAGCGAGGCATTCTCGCCAGCCTCGTGCTTTTGCTTGGCCTGCCAGCCGGCGAAGGGGTTGGCATCAAAATCCGGCGAGCTGCCGAGCGTGCTGCCCGGGGCGGTTTCCTTCAGGCTGGCGAATTGCACGCGGGGAGCGGCGGCCTCGGCCTGCAGCGACTGGGCCGTGACCGTGCGGGCCGGCAGCTTCTGGTTGGCGAGCCATTTCGCGTAGTCCTCCTGACCAAGCGCGATGACGCGGAACTTCATGATCGCATGGGATTCGCCGCAATACTCGGCACACTGGCCGTAGAAATAACCGGGCTTGTCGGCCTTGAACCAGAGGTGGTTGGCGCGGTTGGGCATCATGTCCACCTTGCCGGCCAGCTTGGGAATCCAAAAGCTGTGGATGACGTCGATGGTGCGGAGATTCACCCGCACGGCAACGCCCGCGGGCACGACGAGTTCGTTGCCGGTGACCAGCGGGGCTTCACCGCCGAGCGGTTGCGGCACCATTTCGTTCGGATACTCGAATTTGAACCACCACTGGTAACCGGTGGCATTGATTTCGATCGCGTTGCCCTTCTCGGCCTCGGGCACGTCGTAGGTATACCAGATACCCTGCAGCGTCGGGATGGCGATGATGACCAGGAGTGCGACGGAGCCGGCGATGAGGCCGATCTCCACCAGCGGATTGCCATGGCCGGCCTCGGCGGGCGGTTCGGCATGCTCGTCGGCCTCGCTCTTGGCGCGGAACTTGATCTGGGCGTAGGCCAGAACGGCGCCGGTCACCACAAAAATGAAAGTGGTCACGTAAACGGTG
This DNA window, taken from Oleiharenicola lentus, encodes the following:
- a CDS encoding cytochrome C oxidase subunit IV family protein, with protein sequence MSAPATAHADAGHHEPSKFHVYIQIAMILSVITGIEVVLIYMPLATWLIVTSLCVLSAVKFLFVIFYFMHLRWDKAFCTVLFFIGLILAGGTMWALLHLFGAEASVPLSATPALLLF
- a CDS encoding cytochrome c oxidase subunit 3 — its product is MSSHAATGAIDHHHDHTTSTGIPNKKLLWWAFLASDCMFFGALISTHLVYRLNPPPGNAEPTKVFNIELTSFSTFILLMSSLLMALAVNAIQRGNVKSTRSMLLGTMFFGCIFLGGQVYEFEHFVKSFDMKLTNSIFGSTFYTLTGTHGTHVAIGVLLLGMMYVRTFKPLHGNGLLKNFLHLGAICTVMAVSFIWFVPGLIEMVYGLSFGDFLKHAGVPLAVGAAALALSFWLGRDHGQVEFGEKNAGDVEAIGLYWHFVDIVWIIIFTAVYLLEYL
- the ctaD gene encoding cytochrome c oxidase subunit I; the protein is MAQAIAKSDYTGSAPAHADTQTFQLFARPTAKTGLVSWLTTVDHKKIGLMYAGFAILFFLIGGLEALLIRTQLMLPNNRFISAQLYNELFTMHGTTMIFLAVMPLNAAFFNLLIPLQIGARDVAFPRLNTFSLWTWVVGAILLNLGWLSHVHDAFKGFGGAPDIGWFGYAPLTSKVFTPDISTDMWVLGLQILGLSSIVASLNFIVTIINMRAPGLTMMRLPVFVWMALVTSFLLILALPAIAIALVEVMMDRNFGTSFFEVSGGGQPILWQHLFWVFGHPEVYILILPPMGYVSEILPTFSRKPLFGYPIVVFSGAAIGFIGFGVWSHHMFTTGMGTIATAAFSLATMAIAVPTGVKIFNWIGTLWGGRIVTRTPMMFALGFIWMFMLGGFSGIMHSAAPADAQQQDSYFVIAHFHYVLIGGATFALLAAIHFWFPKFFGRLVPEFWGKLSFWIIFVGFNATFFPMHFLGLNGMPRRTWTYDGNMGWNEGNFFATMGAYLLGVGIFTYFAVLVWTFFKGEKCGNDPWDARTLEWSIPSPPPEHNFDAIPKVHARDGWWYEKTHREEIAKERAENIKAEEAHGGIHMPDQSWYPLVAAIGLLIGAYNFGQLWHPVTFFGNQVLANHLPLAIFGGVIMVLGLYLWSLEGPGGYHLHLGKDGKMTESRGGHH
- the coxB gene encoding cytochrome c oxidase subunit II → MTRTQSVTRLISRLATAVAAGLALLTLSGCKLAEVFNMSGPQSTMVTAGPVAKSQWDLFMVTVYVTTFIFVVTGAVLAYAQIKFRAKSEADEHAEPPAEAGHGNPLVEIGLIAGSVALLVIIAIPTLQGIWYTYDVPEAEKGNAIEINATGYQWWFKFEYPNEMVPQPLGGEAPLVTGNELVVPAGVAVRVNLRTIDVIHSFWIPKLAGKVDMMPNRANHLWFKADKPGYFYGQCAEYCGESHAIMKFRVIALGQEDYAKWLANQKLPARTVTAQSLQAEAAAPRVQFASLKETAPGSTLGSSPDFDANPFAGWQAKQKHEAGENASLIDTGRKLFAEKTCITCHTVRGHEGIGITGPDLTHLGARTSIAAGVLDNSAERLHQWIKDPNYFKPGNKMYHGGYIDVNTKQAKFTLTDAEIDALVAYLHSLK